CCGGATTCCTTCACCAAGGGACAGCAGCTTGCCCAGTTGCAAAACATGACACTCAAGGCGCAGGGGCCGTTCTGCGCCTTCAAGAAGTGGGGCCGGTCGGGCCAGGAAATCTCGGAGTTGTTCCCGAACATTGGCGGCATTGCGGACGACATCTGCATCATCCGCTCCATGCACACGGAGCAGATCAACCACGATCCGGCGCACGCCTTCATGAACACAGGCACGCAAATCAAGGGCCGGCCCAGCATGGGTTCCTGGCTGCTCTATGGCCTTGGCTCGGAAACGGAGGACCTGCCCGGGTTTGTCGTGCTGACTTCGAAGGGTAAATCGGGCGTGCAACCCGTTTCGGCGCGCCAGTGGTCATCCGGCTTTCTGCCAACCCGGTTCGAGGGCATCCTTTTTCAGTCCAAGGGCGACGCCGTCCATTACGTCGGCAATCCCGAAGGTGTCTGCCAGAGCACCCAACGCCAGGTGGTGGATGAAATCAAACGACTCAACGGCATGCTGGCCGAGGAGCGCGATGACCCGGACATCCACACACGAATAACGCAGTACGAAATGGCGTTTCGCATGCAGGCGTCGGTGCCCGAATTGACGAATTTCGCCGGGGAACCGCAGCACATTCTGGATCTGTACGGGGTGAAACATCCCGGAGACGGAAGCTTCGCTTCAAACTGCCTCATGGCGCGGCGGCTGGCGGAACGGGGTGTCCGGTTTGTGCAGGTCTATCACCGCGCGTGGGACCACCATAACGAAATTGAGAAGGACATGCCCGTGAGCGCGAAGGACGTGGATCAGGCTTCAGCAGCATTGATCCTGGACCTGAAACAACGCGGCATGCTGGACGACACACTGGTTCTGTGGGGAGGTGAATTCGGGCGCACGCCGATGGGGCAGGGCTCCGGCCGCGACCACCACATTCTGGCGTTCTCGGTCTGGATGGCGGGCGGCGGTGTCAAGGGAGGTGTTACCTGGGGCAGCACCGACGAACTCGGGTACCGCTACGTCGATGACGGCCAGCAAATGCACGTTCACGATTTGCACGCCACGATGCTGCGCCTTTGCGGTATTGATCACACCCGGCTGACCTACCGTTATCAGGGTCGCGACTTTCGTCTGACTGACGTTGCGGGCAACGTGGCTGCGGGAATTCTCGCGTAAGCGCAAAACGCGGCGCAACCATTCCGACCGGATGGCCATGGCTGCGAATGGAAATGTCTCTGATGTCTGATAACAAGCAACCGCTGTGTTTGTGTCGTCGCGGTTTCCTGGTGTCTTTGCTTGTGGTGGCCAACGGCATGTTCGCCGCGACAATTGCCGGCCGGGGTGCGCCCGCCAAAGGGGCCGTGGATTTCGGACGCGACATTCTCCCAATCCTTTCCGACAACTGTTTCAAGTGCCACGGTCCAGACGAAAAGGCGCGCAAGGCGAAACTGCGGTTTGACACAAAGGACGGCGCGTTCCGGGTCAAAGATGGCAAGACGGTGATCGTGCCGGGCAAAAGCGCCGCCAGCGAACTGTTCCGGCGGATCACGACGCGGGATTTGGATGATCTGATGCCCCCGCCGGATTCAAACCGCAAGCTGACCCAGAAACAAATCGCACTGCTCAAACGATGGATCGACGAAGGCGCGAAATGGGGCCGTCACTGGGCGTTTGAACCGATCAGAGCGCAGTCACCGCCCAAAGTAAAAAACAAGCGCTGGCCGGTGAATGACATTGACCGCTTCGTGCTGGCGCGACTGGAACGGGAGGGGCTCGTGCCGGCGTCCGAATCGGACAAGGAGCGTTTGATACGACGCGTCACGTTCGACCTCACCGGTCTCCCTCCCAC
The Candidatus Angelobacter sp. DNA segment above includes these coding regions:
- a CDS encoding DUF1501 domain-containing protein, which produces MKTNFDPEKFQLSINRRAFLGRAAYGLGGVALACLLDPGLLRGEEAAAARWKGIVNPAHFPVKARRVIHLCMAGGPSHLESFDFKPKLKELHGKPFPDSFTKGQQLAQLQNMTLKAQGPFCAFKKWGRSGQEISELFPNIGGIADDICIIRSMHTEQINHDPAHAFMNTGTQIKGRPSMGSWLLYGLGSETEDLPGFVVLTSKGKSGVQPVSARQWSSGFLPTRFEGILFQSKGDAVHYVGNPEGVCQSTQRQVVDEIKRLNGMLAEERDDPDIHTRITQYEMAFRMQASVPELTNFAGEPQHILDLYGVKHPGDGSFASNCLMARRLAERGVRFVQVYHRAWDHHNEIEKDMPVSAKDVDQASAALILDLKQRGMLDDTLVLWGGEFGRTPMGQGSGRDHHILAFSVWMAGGGVKGGVTWGSTDELGYRYVDDGQQMHVHDLHATMLRLCGIDHTRLTYRYQGRDFRLTDVAGNVAAGILA